A genome region from Salvia splendens isolate huo1 chromosome 19, SspV2, whole genome shotgun sequence includes the following:
- the LOC121778798 gene encoding LEAF RUST 10 DISEASE-RESISTANCE LOCUS RECEPTOR-LIKE PROTEIN KINASE-like 2.3 isoform X1, with translation MMKFSYVLIVLLLHLFPCYDAKCSPSACGILSNISYPFRLNDDPKNCGDRRFELRCENNVTYISLNSQNYYVKAINYHNSTIRLVDASVANDDICSFPTASAYAYNFTTSRNPFHFFLHNPHHLPFIIPMSISTTINPINFVSCPNPLKNSSLFTDVSSHCASSTLPKYAYIKIGHSNASEVPHLCTLHLILMTSWPEFKDLGNVSLSEIHQSLLYGFELVFCPWCKARTNKFYASFFYGMVPILLIIVGLLCAVVSPPVFTVFGFAAVATLLYYTPAIFFTMIQTVELETYNYLRPALILSNIICASRIITFPMAMWFLIYKFRTRRLSLHEDIESFLQSDNKLAPIRYSYSDIKKMTKGFQEKLGEGGYGSVYKGKLRSGNDVAVKLLGKSGGKGQDFMNEIATIGRIHHVNVVKLVGYCAHGSKLALVFDFMTNGSLEKYLFNRDNMKPLNWDTKFEIAIGVARGIEYLHRGCDIQILHFDIKPHNILLDDKFIPKISDFGLAKFCSIGKNAISLTTARGTIGYVAPELINRSMGAISYKADVYSFGMLLIDMVGLKRDLRGKNDHSSQYFPYWIYDCLEQGRDIEIEEAEYDDENKTGKSIVKKMTIVALWCILMIPDDRPSMNKVLEMLEGDVERLQIPSQSTQIGVGFDRTETTCSSDSVSLLHHVEASICVETQV, from the exons ATGATGAAATTTTCATATGTGTTGATTGTTTTACTGCTCCATTTATTTCCATGCTATGATGCAAAGTGCAGCCCTTCTGCCTGCGGCATCCTTTCCAACATCAGCTACCCTTTCCGCCTCAATGACGACCCCAAAAACTGTGGCGACCGCAGATTTGAGCTTCGCTGCGAAAACAATGTAACCTACATCTCTCTCAACTCTCAAAACTACTATGTCAAAGCAATCAACTACCATAACTCCACCATCAGGCTCGTTGATGCTTCCGTTGCTAACGACGACATCTGCTCTTTCCCAACCGCTTCTGCATACGCCTACAACTTCACAACCTCCAGAAACCCCTTCCACTTCTTCCTTCATAACCCTCATCATCTTCCCTTCATAATTCCAATGAGTATTTCCACCACTATAAACCCTATTAATTTTGTAAGCTGCCCTAATCCGTTGAAGAATTCTTCCCTCTTCACAGATGTTTCTAGTCATTGTGCCTCATCCACCCTTCCCAAATATGCTTACATCAAGATAGGACACTCGAATGCATCTGAGGTCCCACATTTGTGCACACTTCATCTCATACTGATGACTTCATGGCCGGAATTTAAGGATTTAGGCAACGTTTCGCTGTCTGAAATCCACCAGTCTCTCTTGTATGGATTCGAACTTGTCTTCTGCCCTTGGTGCAAAGCGCGAACGA ATAAATTTTATGCATCTTTTTTCTACG GTATGGTCCCGATTCTTCTGATAATTGTAG GTCTTTTATGTGCTGTGGTGAGCCCTCCCGTGTTCACCGTCTTCGGATTTGCAGCTGTAGCAACGCTCTTATACTATACACCAGCTATCTTTTTCACCATGATTCAAA CGGTTGAATTAGAGACTTATAATTATCTACGTCCTG CCCTAATCCTCAGCAACATTATTTGTGCATCAAGGATCATCACTTTCCCTATGGCAATGTGGTTTTTGATTTACAAATTCCGAACAAGGCGTCTCTCCTTACATGAAGATATAGAATCCTTTCTACAAAGTGACAATAAACTCGCCCCCATTAGGTACTCCTATTCGGACATTAAAAAAATGACTAAAGGTTTTCAAGAGAAACTAGGTGAAGGAGGCTATGGTTCTGTTTACAAAGGCAAGCTCCGAAGTGGTAATGATGTTGCAGTCAAACTCCTGGGGAAATCGGGAGGAAAAGGGCAGGATTTCATGAATGAAATCGCAACTATTGGAAGGATACATCATGTCAATGTAGTCAAACTAGTCGGATATTGTGCACATGGCTCCAAACTTGCCCTTGTCTTTGATTTCATGACTAATGGTTCTCTTGAAAAGTATCTTTTCAATAGAGATAACATGAAACCCTTGAATTGGGACACAAAGTTTGAAATTGCAATTGGGGTTGCTCGTGGGATTGAGTATTTGCATCGAGGCTGTGACATTCAGATTCTGCATTTTGACATCAAGCCGCATAATATACTCCTCGATGATAAATTTATACCCAAAATATCTGATTTTGGGCTTGCAAAGTTTTGCTCTATAGGTAAAAATGCAATAAGCTTGACTACAGCTAGAGGAACTATAGGATATGTTGCTCCTGAACTAATTAATAGAAGTATGGGAGCAATTTCTTACAAGGCTGATGTGTATAGCTTTGGGATGTTGTTGATTGACATGGTGGGCTTGAAGAGAGACTTGAGAGGAAAGAACGATCATTCTAGCCAATATTTTCCATACTGGATATATGATTGTTTAGAGCAAGGCAGGGATATTGAAATTGAAGAAGCAGAGTATGATGATGAGAATAAGACTGGAAAGAGTATTGTTAAAAAGATGACCATAGTTGCATTGTGGTGCATACTGATGATTCCGGATGATCGCCCATCAATGAATAAGGTGTTGGAGATGCTGGAAGGTGATGTTGAGCGTTTGCAAATTCCTTCTCAATCGACTCAAATTGGAGTAGGTTTTGATCGAACTGAAACTACATGTTCCTCTGATTCTGTTTCCTTGCTTCATCATGTTGAAGCTTCGATTTGTGTCGAGACCCAAGTGTGA
- the LOC121778798 gene encoding LEAF RUST 10 DISEASE-RESISTANCE LOCUS RECEPTOR-LIKE PROTEIN KINASE-like 2.3 isoform X2: MMKFSYVLIVLLLHLFPCYDAKCSPSACGILSNISYPFRLNDDPKNCGDRRFELRCENNVTYISLNSQNYYVKAINYHNSTIRLVDASVANDDICSFPTASAYAYNFTTSRNPFHFFLHNPHHLPFIIPMSISTTINPINFVSCPNPLKNSSLFTDVSSHCASSTLPKYAYIKIGHSNASEVPHLCTLHLILMTSWPEFKDLGNVSLSEIHQSLLYGFELVFCPWCKARTNKFYASFFYAVATLLYYTPAIFFTMIQTVELETYNYLRPALILSNIICASRIITFPMAMWFLIYKFRTRRLSLHEDIESFLQSDNKLAPIRYSYSDIKKMTKGFQEKLGEGGYGSVYKGKLRSGNDVAVKLLGKSGGKGQDFMNEIATIGRIHHVNVVKLVGYCAHGSKLALVFDFMTNGSLEKYLFNRDNMKPLNWDTKFEIAIGVARGIEYLHRGCDIQILHFDIKPHNILLDDKFIPKISDFGLAKFCSIGKNAISLTTARGTIGYVAPELINRSMGAISYKADVYSFGMLLIDMVGLKRDLRGKNDHSSQYFPYWIYDCLEQGRDIEIEEAEYDDENKTGKSIVKKMTIVALWCILMIPDDRPSMNKVLEMLEGDVERLQIPSQSTQIGVGFDRTETTCSSDSVSLLHHVEASICVETQV, translated from the exons ATGATGAAATTTTCATATGTGTTGATTGTTTTACTGCTCCATTTATTTCCATGCTATGATGCAAAGTGCAGCCCTTCTGCCTGCGGCATCCTTTCCAACATCAGCTACCCTTTCCGCCTCAATGACGACCCCAAAAACTGTGGCGACCGCAGATTTGAGCTTCGCTGCGAAAACAATGTAACCTACATCTCTCTCAACTCTCAAAACTACTATGTCAAAGCAATCAACTACCATAACTCCACCATCAGGCTCGTTGATGCTTCCGTTGCTAACGACGACATCTGCTCTTTCCCAACCGCTTCTGCATACGCCTACAACTTCACAACCTCCAGAAACCCCTTCCACTTCTTCCTTCATAACCCTCATCATCTTCCCTTCATAATTCCAATGAGTATTTCCACCACTATAAACCCTATTAATTTTGTAAGCTGCCCTAATCCGTTGAAGAATTCTTCCCTCTTCACAGATGTTTCTAGTCATTGTGCCTCATCCACCCTTCCCAAATATGCTTACATCAAGATAGGACACTCGAATGCATCTGAGGTCCCACATTTGTGCACACTTCATCTCATACTGATGACTTCATGGCCGGAATTTAAGGATTTAGGCAACGTTTCGCTGTCTGAAATCCACCAGTCTCTCTTGTATGGATTCGAACTTGTCTTCTGCCCTTGGTGCAAAGCGCGAACGA ATAAATTTTATGCATCTTTTTTCTACG CTGTAGCAACGCTCTTATACTATACACCAGCTATCTTTTTCACCATGATTCAAA CGGTTGAATTAGAGACTTATAATTATCTACGTCCTG CCCTAATCCTCAGCAACATTATTTGTGCATCAAGGATCATCACTTTCCCTATGGCAATGTGGTTTTTGATTTACAAATTCCGAACAAGGCGTCTCTCCTTACATGAAGATATAGAATCCTTTCTACAAAGTGACAATAAACTCGCCCCCATTAGGTACTCCTATTCGGACATTAAAAAAATGACTAAAGGTTTTCAAGAGAAACTAGGTGAAGGAGGCTATGGTTCTGTTTACAAAGGCAAGCTCCGAAGTGGTAATGATGTTGCAGTCAAACTCCTGGGGAAATCGGGAGGAAAAGGGCAGGATTTCATGAATGAAATCGCAACTATTGGAAGGATACATCATGTCAATGTAGTCAAACTAGTCGGATATTGTGCACATGGCTCCAAACTTGCCCTTGTCTTTGATTTCATGACTAATGGTTCTCTTGAAAAGTATCTTTTCAATAGAGATAACATGAAACCCTTGAATTGGGACACAAAGTTTGAAATTGCAATTGGGGTTGCTCGTGGGATTGAGTATTTGCATCGAGGCTGTGACATTCAGATTCTGCATTTTGACATCAAGCCGCATAATATACTCCTCGATGATAAATTTATACCCAAAATATCTGATTTTGGGCTTGCAAAGTTTTGCTCTATAGGTAAAAATGCAATAAGCTTGACTACAGCTAGAGGAACTATAGGATATGTTGCTCCTGAACTAATTAATAGAAGTATGGGAGCAATTTCTTACAAGGCTGATGTGTATAGCTTTGGGATGTTGTTGATTGACATGGTGGGCTTGAAGAGAGACTTGAGAGGAAAGAACGATCATTCTAGCCAATATTTTCCATACTGGATATATGATTGTTTAGAGCAAGGCAGGGATATTGAAATTGAAGAAGCAGAGTATGATGATGAGAATAAGACTGGAAAGAGTATTGTTAAAAAGATGACCATAGTTGCATTGTGGTGCATACTGATGATTCCGGATGATCGCCCATCAATGAATAAGGTGTTGGAGATGCTGGAAGGTGATGTTGAGCGTTTGCAAATTCCTTCTCAATCGACTCAAATTGGAGTAGGTTTTGATCGAACTGAAACTACATGTTCCTCTGATTCTGTTTCCTTGCTTCATCATGTTGAAGCTTCGATTTGTGTCGAGACCCAAGTGTGA